A genomic segment from Myxosarcina sp. GI1 encodes:
- a CDS encoding helix-turn-helix domain-containing protein produces MTSSNTHKKVKKMNLYHQAGSRLKQEKTATGKRRLSTVIKLARGSIMAEVNHREESSGNVFADLNIPEPSLYKAKAELANQICTVIQERNLTQAEAAEILGINQPKVSALTKGNLDGFSSDRLFKFLNLLGQDIEIVIRPHTDAHREAGIKVSQDHQLQQEEEKLNIEPCKKKSLLEVLANLEDFEADIGDINEDL; encoded by the coding sequence ATGACATCTTCAAACACACACAAAAAAGTCAAAAAAATGAATCTCTACCACCAAGCAGGATCTAGACTTAAGCAAGAGAAGACTGCAACAGGCAAAAGACGATTATCAACAGTTATCAAATTAGCAAGAGGCAGCATTATGGCAGAAGTTAATCACAGAGAGGAAAGTAGTGGCAATGTTTTTGCTGACTTAAACATTCCCGAACCATCCCTCTACAAAGCCAAAGCGGAGTTAGCCAATCAAATTTGTACAGTTATTCAAGAGCGAAATTTAACTCAAGCTGAAGCAGCAGAGATATTGGGCATCAATCAACCTAAAGTATCGGCACTCACTAAAGGTAATCTAGATGGATTTTCTAGCGATCGCCTTTTTAAATTTCTGAATTTACTGGGTCAAGATATTGAGATTGTTATTCGTCCTCATACTGACGCACATCGAGAAGCTGGAATTAAGGTCAGCCAAGACCATCAATTACAACAAGAAGAGGAAAAGTTAAATATTGAACCTTGCAAGAAAAAATCGTTATTAGAAGTTCTAGCAAACTTAGAAGATTTTGAAGCAGATATTGGCGATATTAATGAGGATTTGTAA